The genomic segment ACGGAAATAGGAGGGCATGACACGTCCGTTGAACGGGTGAAACTCAACGCGACCGGGAGAGGGTGCCGAGGAACGGGTGCATGTTGCGCCGGCCGGGCTCACACAGGCTGCACGAGTCGAACGGGGCGAGGCGATCGCGGACTTCGTCGGCGAACGCCGCGGCACCCGCGACGGGCACACCGCGTGCCTTCCGGAGCAGCTCCCCCGCGACCGCGCGGTACTCCGGGTGGTCGGTCAGCAGGAACGCGTCGTCGGGGCTCCCCTGCCCCGCCCGCTCGCGCTCCTCGCAATAGATCGCGGCCACGAAATACATCATCGACACACTAACGAGAACCGGGAACCGGTCGAAGCATGCGAAGCACGTTCCGGTGATCTCGTCCACCCAGGCGAGTTCCCGGAGGACCGTCCGGCCGTACACCTCCAGCCGCCGCTCGCGCCCCGCTCCGCCTCGCTCCTCGGCCAGAATCCCCCCGAGCCGGTTGACCGCGAAGAGCGTCTGTGCGATGCCGGGGCTCAGCCACGCGTCGAGGAACCCGGCGGCGTGCGGGAGCAGCGCCCAGTCCGCGCCGGCGGCGCGGGTCAGCCGGCGCTGCAACCGACCGGTGCGCACGAACGGACGCACGGGCACGGCCCGCGCGAACTGTCGCCCGATCGACGGGTAGGTGTTCAGTAGCCGGTGCCACTCCGCCTCCGGCGTTTCGCCGGCCCGCAGGGGATGAGCTTCGGGATCGAGCGAGAAGCCGGTACTCGTGATGCCGTTCTCAAAGCGAAGAACCCACATCCATCCGTTGTCGATGATCTGGTGGAGCGCGGCGGCGTCGCACGGGAACGGGTGCCGGGCGGTCGCCGCCGGTCCGGACTCCGCTTCGAGAACCGAATGCCACTCCCCCACACCCGTAAAGTGCGAATAGAGGGCACGCGACCGGGCTCGGAGGGTCCCCCCCGCGACCGGTTCGATCCCGAGTGCGCCGGCGAGAACCTGTCCCGTCCCGGTCGCGTCCACGAGCAGCCCGGCGCGGACGGAAACCGCCTCCCCGGGCCGCGCGCCCTCGAGTTCCCACCCGGCGTCGGTGTGGCGTACCGTGTGGATTTCGCACTCGTCGAGGTACGGCACGCCGGCCGCAACCGCACGGTCAACGAGGTGGGCGTCGAAGTCGGCACGGAACCAGTGCGTGTCCGCGGTGGCGTCGTCGGGACTCGCCGCGACCAGAAGAGCGTTGTCGTCGTGAGGGGTGAACGGTCGCCCCTGCTCGTGGCGGAAGAAGCTGAACCCGCGCTTCAGACCGCACGGGAGATCGGGGCGAGTGGCCTTCCAGGTGCCGTACTTGGAGAACGGTCGGAGCCAGTCGAGGCCGAACCGATCGGCGAGCGCCGCGAGCTTGAAGTCGGCGAGCGGGGTCGAGGACTCACCGATGGCGAAACGCGGGTGCCGGCCCCGTTCGAGCAACGCGACGGAATAGCCGAGTTTCTGGGCGATGATGGCCAGCAGCGTGCCACCGAACCCGGAACCGAGGATCGCGAGGTCACAATCGTATCGCGTCACGACGTCGGCCCCGTGCCGGGTTCGAGTTGCTGCGACAGGTTCATCCGGGCCAAGCGGGCCACGCGCGCGGCCCGGTTCGGGGCATCGGGCGAAACCGCCCCGATGTCCCACAGATCGAGGAACACGCGCCCGGCCCGTAGAGACAGACCGTATTCCAGTGCGGTTTCTAACGAATCGAGCGCCGGCGGGGCGTAGTGGCCCTGTCTCGCGAGTTCTTCCATTGCCCCGTTGCCGCCGCGAGTTGGTATCAGGCTACAGCACTCGACGCCGTGCGCGAAGGCAAAGTCGAGCGACCGCTTCGCCCACTCCACGCCGTCGGCTTCCGCAAGAAACGGCGGCCGGACCATGATAAACGCCCGCACGGCGATCCCGTGCGCCCGCAACTCCGCCGCGGCACGGGCGAAATCGTCGAGCGTCATCTGCTTGTTCAGGCGCGCGAGTACGTCGGGGTGGGCGGTTTCCAGCCCCAGCGCGACTTCGAGTTGACCGGACAGCAACGACCGGAACTCGAAGCAGCGGCGGCCGACCAGCCGGGGGTGGCACTCCACGATCACCCGCTCGAACCCCGCGGCGTGGCGGGCGATTTCGGCGTAATCGCCTTCGGGGATCGCCCGCGGGTCGAAGAAGCTCCCGGCGTTGTACAGTTTCAGATGTTGCGCCGGTGGCAGGCGCTCGAGCGCCCAGCGGATCTGCTCGGGAATCTGCCCCGGGGCCACCGAGTCCGTGAGCGTGTTCTTCCACAGGTCGCACATCAGGCAGCGGAACGGGCACTCGCGGTTCGTCAGGAACAGCGTGGCTACGTCCACTAAGCGCCCGTCTGCTGCTGGTTCCGCTTCGACGATGGAGGCGTAGGGCCGGTCCGGAGCGAGCGGATTGCGCACCGGACGTAAGCCGAGAATCCACTCGTCAGTTGGTGTTGGGAACGCCGCCAACGGATTCGACTTGCATCCCTCGGCCGTTGGAAGCGGAACCGGGTTCATACACCCTCATGCAGCGTGGAATTCCTTCGTGTTCCGCGTGGTGTTGCGAAGACTTTCAGCCCAGAAACACCTTCTGGTAAGCGCGGCGGTACTCGGCCTGGCGGCTCGGGAACAGGGTGCCGGGGTGGTTCGCGGCCCCGTGCTGGAAGCGGCGCTTCGGGAAGACCGGCATGTCGAGCCCGGTCACGGCCTTCACGCCCGCCGCGACCACGCGCCCCTTCAGGGCGTACAGCCGGTCGTGGTCCCAGTCGGTCAGCTCGATGAACGGAATCGACTCGGCCACGTCGATGACGGAGGGGCACACGAACGGGCTCAGCCCGGTGAACCCGGTCACCGCGACCGGCGCGTAGGTCCGGGCGTACCCGCGACTCTGCCCGCCGGAGTACGTGAGCGAGTGCTTGATCGCCTGAACGCCCCACCCCTCCTGGTACAACATCATGTTGTTCAGGACGCTGCGGATGGTCAGTTCCGGGTTGTCTTCGATCGGGTAGTCTTTCAGGTTCTCGTCGCCGCCGTCGCCGTCGAGCAGGTACTTCCACTCGGGGTAGCGTGCCCGGATGCCGCGGCACAGGGCCAGGGCCATCGCCCCGGATTGCACGTCCAGCGGCTTGTAGTCCTCGATCACGCGGATGGCGTCTTCAATCGTTACGTCCGCGGACCGCACGGGGATCGGTTCGAGGAACAGTTCCAAGCCGAGGCGGGCGAGGAACGCGCGGGCCTGCTCCACGTCCGGACCACCGCCATCGACCGAGAGCGTGAACGCCTTGAGCCGGGAGGGACTGTCGCCCCGCTTGAGGAGCGCGTGGTAGGCGAGCAGGAACACCGCGCCGCTGTCGATGCCGCCGGAGAAGCAGACTCCGATCGGCTCGCGGGGCGGCACGCGATCGAGCCACCGGACGATCTCGTTGTACGCGGCCCCTATGTACCGCTCCCCGATGGCCTCCGGGTCGGCGGGCAGCGCGTTCCGCGTCGGGGTGAAGAACCGCGTGTAGGTGGGGTTCGGGTCGGGGCAGCCGACGAGTTCGATCCGGACAACATAGTGCGCCGGCACCATGCGGGTGTACGACGGGTGGAACTGGTCCGCCAGGCCGAGCGCTTCGAGCTGCGCGCGGATGGCGTCGATCCGGTCGGCGACGATCAGAATCGGCCCGTCGGTCCACTTCGCGATGAAGTACCGCAGCAGCCGGCCGATCGTGCGGGCCAGGAAAATGTTCTTGCCGCGCTGACCGATCAGTGCGAACTCGCCGTCGATGCCTCCGACGGCCCCGGCGTCGCCGTTGGCGATCCGGTCCCGGGCCTCCTCGACGGTCATGTTGTAGATGCGGTTCCCGGCGGGGTCGGTCAGATCGATGACCCGCGAGAGTGGGATGGAGCGGTGCATGGGTCCGGCCTCTGAGCGCGGAGATTTGGTGCGAATGAATGGTGGTGACAGATAAATTATGCGTCGGGGTGCTGCGGGGCACCGTCATTGGGCGGAGTGCGATGACGGCCGTAAAACGCGAGTCTTACCGACCGGATCGTTTCCGATCCCTTAACACCCTCGTTTCACCAGCGCTTTTAGTATAGCGGCTTCCGCGGCTGAAATGGGGCGCGCAGAAAGAACCGGTCGAACGCTTCCCCGCAGCGCGATACTGTATTTGAAATGTCCACACGCAATCGCAAGCCCGCCCCACCCGCACGCGGGCTGCGCGTTGTCAAATGGCTGCTCGGCGCCGTGGTTCTCGTCGCCCTCGCGGTCGGCGTGGGGATGGCCCTGCGCGCGCCGACGGCGGTTCCGGCGCCCGAGCCCGAACTCCCGGTCGTCGAAGCCCGGTTCACGGACGTTACCGACCGCGCCGGTATCCGCTTCCGGCACGCGAACGGAGCGGCGGGCCGGAAACTTCTCCCCGAAACGATGGGGGCCGGGGTCGCGGTCCTCGACTTCGATCGCGACGGGAAGCCGGACCTGTTCTTCGTCAACAGCCGTCCCTGGCCCGGCGCCGACCGCACGGGCGCGCGCGCGACCCAAGCCCTCTACCGCAACCGCGGCGACGGGACCTTCGAAGACGTCACCGTTGCCCTCGGTCTGGGCGTCGAGTGTTACGGCATGGGGGCCGCGGTCGCGGACTACGACAACGACGGCTGGCCCGACATCTTCATCACCGCCGTGGGGGGCAACCGCCTATTTCGCAATGTGGAAGGGAGGCGCTTCGAGGACGCGACCGATCGGACGGGGCTCAGTAGCACAACGTGGACGAACGACACCGCCGCGAACTTCGCGCGCCGAACGGAGCCCATGTCGTTCCCCTCGTCGGCCGTGTGGCTGGACTACGACGGCGACGGGCGGCTCGACCTGTTCGTCTGCAACTATGTGACCTGGTCCCCGGCGCGCGATTTGGGCGTCGCGGCCGTGCTCCCCGGAGGGATTCGGGCCTACGTGCCGCCACAGCAGTTCACCGGCGCTCAGTGCCAACTGTTCCGCAACGTGGACGGTACGCGGTTCGAGGACGAGTCGGCGGCGGCGGGCGTCCTGGTGACCGATCCCGGCGAGCCCGGAGGCGCGGGGCGACCGGTCGGCAAGGCGCTGGGCGTGGTCGTGTGCGACCCGGACGGCGACGGTTGGCCCGACATCATCGTCGCGAATGACACGGTGCGTAACTTCTTCTTCCACAACCGGCCCGGCCCGAACGGCAACCGCACGTTTCAGGAAACCGGGCGGTTCTCGGGGATCGCTTACGCCGATGGTCGCCCCCGCGGCGGCATGGGAATCGATGCGGGCGAGATCGCACCGGGCACTCTGGGTGTGGTGATAGCGAACTTCACCCACGAGCCCGACTCCTTGTTCCTCCTCAAGGGAACGAGCCCGGTGCTGTTCGCGGACGCCGCGGTGGAACTCGGGCTCGCCGGCGCGAGTACGCGGGCGATGAAGTTCGGAGCGGTTCTGTTCGATTTCGATCGCGACGGCCGGCTCGACCTGTTTACCGCGAACGGGCACCTGGAACCGGACATCGCGACGACCCACACCGGTCAGACGCACGCCCAGGCGGGGCAGTTGTTCTGGAAAACGGGTCCGCCCCGCCAGGGGTTCGTCGCGGTAACGGGGCCCGGCGGCCTCGACGCGTTCCCGCTCATGGTCGGCCGCGGGTGCGCGTACCTCGACTACGACGGCGACGGCAAACTCGATCTGGTGGTGACCGAGAACAACGGTCGCGCCCGGCTGTTTCGCAACGAAACGCCCGACGGGAACACCTGGGTGCGGTTCGCGCTCAGCGGCGAGAAGGGGCGAACCAACCGCGACGGCATCGGCGCGGAGGTCACGGTTCACGCGGGGGGCCTGGTCCAGCGCCGGTACGTCACCGCGGCACACGGCTACCTGAGCCAGTGCGAACCGAGCGCGTACTTCGGACTGGGTTCGGCCGCCACGATCGACCGCGTCACCGTCCGCTGGCCGGGTCGCACCGGCCACACGCAGGAGTGGCAGAACGTCCCCGCCGGTACGACGTATCGCCTCATGGAAGGCGCACCGGAACCGATTCCGATGGGGCGCTAATCGCGTACCGGTCGGCGGGCGCCGCGCGCTCCCGCTACCGATCCTCAGACGCCGCACGCAGTCCGACGAGGAACGTTCCGCGGCACTGCGGGCACCGCATAATTTCCGCGACGGTCGCCCGGCGGGGCACTTCGATCTCCGCGTGGCGGCACTGCGGGCACGTCACGAGTCTCCGGCCATCCGCCAGAACGCGGACATCGGAGGTGAACCCCCTGGCGCGTTCGGTCGTTTCCAGTGGGGGTAGGCTCTCGGTCGGCGCGATCGGCGACCGCGTCGGTTTCGGCGCCGGGGGCGGGGAGCTGCCGTCCGTCGCCACGAACTCGGTGCCGCACGCGGCGCACCGGAGGCTCACCCATCCACCCGAGAGTGGCACGGACGAGACGCCCAAACAGACCGGACACGCCGACGTTCGGGACCCGTCCGCTCTGGCGACGAGGGGGGAGAGCAGGTAAGAGCCGTTAGCAGACATCCTGCCCGACGGGGTAAAATGAGCCGGACGTCCCGCCCACCGGGCCGGAAGCGTAGGTTTGGTACGTTATTATTCGATTCGGCGCCGAGAAAAGCAAAACCGGGACCAGTGATCCAGTTCTCGCCCGCGCGGGTGAGACCGGCACAGACCATACGGACGAGGCCGTTGGACGTGGGTGACCGGAAGAACTTGAGCGGACGGCCTCGAGTGCGATGCGAGCCCGGTTACGTGACTACCCAAGTGGACATGGCGCCGGCGTCGTCTTCGCGGGCCGGCTCGCCGACCACCCGGTTCCGCCCCTCCCGTTTGGCCGCGTACAGGCGCTCATCGGCCTCGTGGAGCAAACCGGCCGTCGTGGCCCACCTGTCCCCGCACGTCGTCGCCACCCCGGCACTGATCGTCAGCGCCAGTTCCACGCCCTCGAAGCGAAACGCGTGGCAGTTCACAAGCGTCCGCACGCGCTCCGCGACCGCCAGCGCGGAGAAGTGGTCGGCCTCGACCAGCACCAGCGCGAACTCCTCACCCCCGTACCGCGCGCAGATGTCTTCACCGCGCGTCACCGCCCGGAGCAGATCGGCCACTTCGCGGATCACGTGGTCGCCGCACAGGTGCCCGTGCGAGTCGTTCACGGCTTTGAACCGGTCCAGGTCGAACAGGATCACCGACACCGGCCGGTTGTACCGCTGCGAGCGAATGAGTTCGCGCTCCAGGAACTCGTTGAGTGCCCGCCGGTTGTGGAGCCGGGTGAGGGCGTCCTGAAAAGTCCGGCGGTAGAGCTCCTCGTGGTACTCGGCTTCGACGTTGCCGCCGGCCAGAAAGCGGAACACGTAGTTGCCGATCTGCAGGTAATCGCCATCGCGGAGCGGGCGCGGGTCGCTGCCCACCGGCTGATCGTTGACGCGGGTACCGTTCGTACTGTCGAGGTCGCGAACAGAATAGATGCCATCGACCAGGTCGATACACGCGTGGCGCCGGGAGACCGCGTGTTCGTTGAGGCAGATGTCGCACCCTTCGACGCGGCCGATGAGGAGCGGCGTCCCGTCGAGGGTGTGGCGGCGTCCGGCGCCGGGGCCGGGCGGGTGGATGTGAACCAGACTGGCCGTCCCCGTCGGCCGTTTCTGAACCGCTATCGGCAGGGTGAATTCGGTATCGCAGCCGGGCTCGGATTTGGTCACGGGCGGATCTCAACAATGAGGTTATGAATAAGGGTGTGTCACGAACTCGCCGGGAGCAAGCCGCCCCCCGGCAGATACTCCGAAACCCCGGACCGATGTTCCCCCTCCGCAAAATGTTTAGACGCGATTACGCCGACAACTCAAAGAGCAACCGGTTGAGACCGGGGCAGGGAACGATAAACGACCCATTTTCTCATGGCACCACCCAGGATCCGAAGTCAGGTTCGTGCTTGCGAGATCCCGGCACGGATCTCAGTTGAGCGGCCGGGGGGTACGCGACCGTGCAACTAGACAACCGGGCATCGAGCCGCCGGGAGCGTGCGGGGCCATCGTGAACCCCAGCAGCGGACATAAGACCAATTTTGGCAATCACTTAATCGCAAAGTATGAATAGCCACGGCTTGATCGGGCCTGCCTCGGCTCGGGAAGTGCAGCGATGTTAATGCTCTACGATTTTTTCCTCTCTGGCGATCCCTCTCCCATCCGTCGAGGTGGCGGATGCTTCGCGGGTGACACTCGTGACGGTCCACACCCGCCCGCGCGTCCTGTGTGTTGACGACAACCACGATGTAGCCGATTCGGCCGCCGATCTTTTGGATTTACACGGATTCGAGACTCGCGTCTGTTATGATGGGCAGACTGCTCTCACTCTCGTCGTCAATTTCGCCCCCGATATTTGCCTCATCGACCTGAACATGCCCGGAATGGACGGGGATCAGGTGGCGGCGCAACTACGAGATGTCGGTCGGCCCGTAGTACTCGTGGCCGTGACAGCGGCCAGCGACGATAGGGCTCGGCGCCGGATCGCAGCGGCCGGGTTCGACCTCCATCTGGTGAAACCGGTCGATCCGCGTCAACTGCCGACCATACTCACTTCGATCTGGCCGAAAATGTCCGAAGACGCCCCCGGTTCGTGACACCGGTACGCTATCGCGCCGAGTTTCCAATCCCGTCACGCTACTTTACCCCACGCTTTACGCCTTAGATGCCGCCGGCACCTCGCGTTCGGCGTCCGTTTAGCCGGATTGCTAATTCGCGAGCATCCGATGTCCACTGCCCCGCCGGAGAACCGGCTCCTAGCCGCATTGCCCCCCGCCGACCTCGCCCGCCTGCTTGCCCGAATGACCGACGTAACGTTCGGACACAAGGATCTCGTCTACCGGACCGGTGGCCCGATCGACTTCGTGTACTTCCCGCGCGGCGGTATCATTTCCGCCGTGGTCATCATGGACGACGGGGCGAGTGCCGAGGTCGCCGCCATCGGCCTCGAGGGGATGGTCGGGGTCTCGGCGGCGCTCGGCGGAACGGCCAGCGCCGAGCAGGTGTTCTGCCAGGTGTTCCCGGCCGAGTGCCGGAAAATGCCCGTCGCGGAATTCGTTGCGGAGTTCGCCCGCGGTGGGGCACTGCACGACATTGTCTCCCGCTACGTCCGGGCCGCTCTTATCGTCTCGGCCCGACAGACCGCGTGCAACGCTCTCCACTCCGTGGACGAGCGGTGCGCCCGCTGGCTCCTCCAGTGCCACGACGCGTCCGGGACCGACAAGTTCCCTCTGACGCACGAGTTCCTGGCCGTGATGCTCGGGGTGCGCCGGGCCACGGTGACGGTGACGGCCGGCCAGCTCCAGACCGCCGGCCTCATCGCGTACAAGCACGGCCGCGTAACGGTCCTTGATCGGGCGCGGTTGGAAGAAGCGACCTGCGAGTGCTACGCGGTCATCCGGTCCGCGTTCCGCGTCCCGGCGCGCTGACCCGGCGCGCCGGTCGCCCGTGATTTCGGCTGAGCCCCCGCCACGTTTTGTACGCACGCGTACAAAGCCGCCCCGCCGTTGCCACTACGATTAACGCAAAAGCTCACCCGGCCGTTCGGACGCGAACGGCCCAGATACTTCGTAGCAGGCGAGCGCGGGTGCGATCAGAGCCCCGTTGGGTGGCAACAATCGGCAGCGCACCGCGAAATCTGTCGCGCAATTCGGGTGCGGCCGGGAACCGGCACCACCCGAAGACTTCAACCCGGCCCTGACGACTACGAGCTGGGAACAGATCTCTTCTTCGAGCCAGGGTGCTCATTTCTCGTGGACGCTTTTCTTACGGCTCGAAAGTTGCAATTCTGCCGTTTCCGTGTTGGCCCGAGCGGGTCGTTCGGCGCCCAGAACCGGGTGAACCGAATTACGGGCTCTGTTTACCGAAACTAAGCGGCCGGTGAGTCGGCTTGCTGACACGCGAGCATCGGATGTCCACCGTGGTGCCGGAAAACCGCATTCTGGCCGCTTTGCCCGCGGCCGACCTGGCGCGCGTGTTGGCCCGCACGACTGAAGTATCGCTCGGGAAAGAGGAACTTCTCTATCGGGCCGGTGGTCCGATCGACTTCGTCTACTTCCCGCGTGTCGGCACCATCTCCGCGATCGTCATCATGGACGACGGCGCGAGTACCGAGGTGGCCACCACCGGGAGGGAAGGGGTCGTTGGGGGTGCGGCCGCTCTTGGCGCCAGGGTGAGTGCCGAGCAGGTGTTCTGTCAGGTGCATCCCGCCACGTGCCGGAAACTGCCCACTGCCGGGTTCGTCGCGGAGGTCGCACGCGGCGGGGCGCTACGCGATCTCGTGTACCGCTACCTGAGAGCAACCCTGACGGCTTCCGCCCGGCAGACCGCGTGCAGTGCCCTTCACTCGGTTGACGCGCGGTGTGCCCGCTGGCTGCTTCAGTGCCATGACGCTTGCGGGACCGACGAGTTTCCCCTCACGCACGAGTTTCTGGCCCTGGTACTCGGTGTGCACCGGGCGGCCGTGAACCCTCTGGCCGAACACCTCCAGAACAGCGGACTCATCCGCTACGCGCACGGTCGGATGACCATCGTGGACCGCGCGCGCCTGGAAGGGGCGGCGTGCGAGTGTTACGCGGCCATCCGAGCCGCGCTCGGGATCTCAGTGCGCTGAGCGGACTGGGGCGTCGGTAGCGAGTCGGGCTCCAAATTGTCGTGTGCAAAGTCGACGCGCCCCGGCCGCCCCGTTCAACGCGCGAACCTGAGCGTTCTCGCTGATCCGTCACCCGGTCCTCTCCATTTTGCGTGTTCCCGAGAACCTGCCCGAACGCCGTCGCCCATAACGCCGGTCGGAGAGTGAACTTGAGTGCAGCCCGCTTTCTTGTCGCCGATCCGTTTCCGGTCGTTCGGGTGGGATTTCGTGCGCTCGTGGGTTCCGAGTCGGGGATAGAAGTTGCGGGCGAGGCCGCCGACGGGCCTACCGCGATCCGCCTCTGTGCTGAGCTCGACCCCGAGGTGGTCGTGACGGAGGTCGCACTTCCGGGCCTCACCGGGCCGGAGCTAGTTGCCGGGCTGCGTGAGAACCGTCCGGGCCGGAAAGTGTTCGCTCTGACCGCCTGCGAGGACCCTGTCGCGCTGGGCGCCTTCATGGAGGCCGGAGCGGCGGGGTACGTTCTCAAGCGGTCCGGGACGAACGAACTGTTGGGGGCGATCCGGACCGTACTCGCCGGCGCGATTCACCTCGACCCGGCGGTCGCAGGCGCGGGGCCGAACCCCTCCGCTCACGAGCCCCAGACGGGACCGCCGGAGCTGTCAGCGCGCGAGAGCGAGGTGGTGCGACTGATCGCGCTGGGGTACTCGAACAAGGAGATCGCCGCTCAACTCCAAGTTTCGGTCAAGACCGTCGAGACGTACAAGACCCGGTCGATGGAAAAGCTCGGGACCCGCAGTCGGGTGGCCATCGTCCGGTACGCGGCGGAACGCGGTTGGCTCACGAAATGAGGGGCGCCAGTCGTCACCCGCGATGAGGGCGTTCAAGTCGTTTCGCGGCGTGTGAGAGGTTATCGTGTCGAGAGCAAGGACTGAGTCCGTTGCTCGGTGCAGACGTTCTTGCCCCTTCCTTGATTTCCCAGTTTTCCAGCCCGCCCCCAGCTTGTCGCTTTGCGCCGAACCACCCAACCGCGCACTCATCGTTCACTCATCGCCGCACCCTTACGCTTCTCCCCGCCGCTGCACGAAGCAGCGGCCGACGGGCTCGCGGCCGCGGCTGCGGCGTCAGGGACTCGATGCCACCCGTCGTTATTTTGCTTCGCGCGCATGACGCGGGGGTACACCCCATCGCCTACCGTAACGGTGTTTTTGTAAGTCAAGAATGTGCGGTCCAGCGGTGTCGCGACAGAACGGATGACGGTATGCGAAATGAAAAGAGACCGGCCGCTAAATTACCATACCGTCGCCCATTCAGTATGGTAACCGCGGCCGGTCCAATAGCAAATTACCGGTCGTCTTCATCACGTTCACGCGCAAAATCGGCGGAACGCCAAAGACTTTTGTCCGCGCGTCGGAGGTTCGGACACTTCGGGGCTGTGTTGTTCACGTCAGAGCCACAAAACTCGCGCCTTGAGCGAAATAGCCTGAAAGTTCTCCTGAAGTAATCGCTTCTTGTTTTGCTCTCTGGTACACCAACACTCGACCCGCCCGATCCAATCACCTCGATGTGTCAATCGGCCCTCCCGGGCCGCTTATCCCTCAGCGATCCGCGACACCGGAGCTTGCAGAACGGGTGACCGGTTCGGAGAATCTTCCTACATGTGAAGAGTCTGGCGCAGTTGTGCCCGAGCTGTGGGCTCTGCTGGAGTCGCTCGCCCATGAAGGTGTTTTTCCAGTGCGTGGCTGAGGCCGTTGCCGAGAACGGGGTCCAAGGGCTCGCCTCACTGGTCCCCGGGGCCGAGTACGCGTTCCGGATCGCGCAAGGGACGTTCCAAAGGTACCGGCAGCGCAGCAAGGACGCGGAAATCCGCGCCGAGGTCAGAGAACTCGCGGAGTCGAGTTTTGAGCAAGCACGGGTCGCCGCGGTGGAAGCCGCTCGGGGCGTCGCGGGGCGGGCGCCCATCGAAGACCGGGTGGAGCTCGAATTGTTCCTGTCACAGATCCCCGGTGCGGTCCGGCACTCTTTGAAACGCCCGGAGGACGTGAGCGGGCGGACCGTTCCGCCGAACTATGCTCTGGCCTCTCCGGAAGACGTCCTCAAAATCCTTCCGGCCCGTCCGCTCCGGTTCCGGCCCGGTGACCCGCTCCCCGCGCTCCCCGGTTGGTCGCTCGTCGAGCCGCTCGGCTCGGGCGGGTTCGGTGAAGTGTGGCTGGCCCGGCACCGGACGACCAGTGGGTTGTCCGGGGCGGTCAAGTTCTGTCACGGCGAGCACGCGCGGGCGCTGAGACACGAGAGCGCGCTGATCACACGGGTGATGCGGGCCGGAAAGCACAAAGGGATCGTGCCCCTGCTCAACGCGCACCTGGAGGGCGAAACGCCCTGGCTGCTGTTCGACTACGTCGACGGGGGCGACCTCGGCGAACTGATCCGGGCCGCGGCGAGACTGGCGCCCGCCGCGCGGGTGCAGCGCGCGACGGAGGCGCTGCGCCAACTCTGCGACGCGCTCGCCCACTGCCACCGGCAAGAGCCGGCCATCGTCCACCGGGACCTGAAGCCCTCGAACATCC from the Frigoriglobus tundricola genome contains:
- a CDS encoding Crp/Fnr family transcriptional regulator — its product is MSTAPPENRLLAALPPADLARLLARMTDVTFGHKDLVYRTGGPIDFVYFPRGGIISAVVIMDDGASAEVAAIGLEGMVGVSAALGGTASAEQVFCQVFPAECRKMPVAEFVAEFARGGALHDIVSRYVRAALIVSARQTACNALHSVDERCARWLLQCHDASGTDKFPLTHEFLAVMLGVRRATVTVTAGQLQTAGLIAYKHGRVTVLDRARLEEATCECYAVIRSAFRVPAR
- a CDS encoding Crp/Fnr family transcriptional regulator — translated: MSTVVPENRILAALPAADLARVLARTTEVSLGKEELLYRAGGPIDFVYFPRVGTISAIVIMDDGASTEVATTGREGVVGGAAALGARVSAEQVFCQVHPATCRKLPTAGFVAEVARGGALRDLVYRYLRATLTASARQTACSALHSVDARCARWLLQCHDACGTDEFPLTHEFLALVLGVHRAAVNPLAEHLQNSGLIRYAHGRMTIVDRARLEGAACECYAAIRAALGISVR
- a CDS encoding LuxR C-terminal-related transcriptional regulator; amino-acid sequence: MNLSAARFLVADPFPVVRVGFRALVGSESGIEVAGEAADGPTAIRLCAELDPEVVVTEVALPGLTGPELVAGLRENRPGRKVFALTACEDPVALGAFMEAGAAGYVLKRSGTNELLGAIRTVLAGAIHLDPAVAGAGPNPSAHEPQTGPPELSARESEVVRLIALGYSNKEIAAQLQVSVKTVETYKTRSMEKLGTRSRVAIVRYAAERGWLTK